Sequence from the Natronomonas marina genome:
GCTATCTCGGCGACGGCGTTGCCGCGCATCTCGCTGGCGTTGGCCCGTATCGCTGCCAGCGCGCTGGTGTCGAGCCCCGCTGCCACGGCGGCGCGTTCGGTGCGGTTGACCGACTCCCGGAGTTCGGTTGCGCCGACCGCTACCTGCGTCGCAATGGCGGTCTGGGCGACCGGACCGCTCCCGTTCAGTTCCGCCTGGCGGTTCTGGAGGCGCTGCTGGCGCTCTTCGAGCGCCTCCTGGCGCTGCTCGATGAGTTTGCGGCGCTCGTCGGGGTTCTCGGTTCGGTTCAGCGCGGCGGCGAACATCTCGCTTTCGACCTCGCCTTCCGCTTCGGCGCTGCTGGCCTGCATGAACGAGGAGACGTCCGCACCGAAGGAGGCGTTCCCGTCGGCGTCGGCCTGCGCCGCCGTCGATCCCGCACCGCCGACGGCGACGGCCGCGAGCAGCGCGACGCCCACGGCGAATCCGGCCACGACAGCAGCTCGTTTCATTACCGGAGGTTCGAACCTCGACCTCGTAAAAACCCGACATCCGTTCTGATCGTTCAATCACGGGAACGAACGCCCGAGATTGCCGCAGAGAGTTCATAGAGCGACGAGATGGTTTCGGACCGCCGATCCACCCCGGAATTCGTGTCGGCGGCCATCGACGCTGTTTGCACGACGGCAAAAGCCTCCCGGCCAAGCTTTATCCGTGGTAACGACCCACATACATGTGGCCGCATGTTCGAACGATTCTCGAGCGGGTACTACCTGGGCCGGCTCTACGTCGAGCCCCACGAGGACGAGCGCGCCGTGATGCACCGCGAGCAGCACGAACAGGTCAGCGAGCAGCTCTACGACGGCGACGGGCCCGCGCCGCTGGTGATGAAGATCGGATCGACGCACGTCCCGGTTCACGCCGCCGACGGGGTGCCGGGTCGGAC
This genomic interval carries:
- a CDS encoding DUF5802 family protein yields the protein MFERFSSGYYLGRLYVEPHEDERAVMHREQHEQVSEQLYDGDGPAPLVMKIGSTHVPVHAADGVPGRTVALPPSVLPATGVENPPALSEVLLAKADRAAQLLDLGSVGGDDPAGF